In the genome of Paenibacillus sp. FSL R5-0766, one region contains:
- a CDS encoding immunoglobulin-like domain-containing protein, translating to MLAFLLTFSSCFSLVLPFSNQASADTITPTMLAHYPLLEDVQDISGNEKHGTAVGNITYTDGLTLPGGTDSTTNYVQLPTGLFDNQENTTISVWIKSNTGSGNYSALFYGTPAAGNNLPTNYWMFNPSNPSGDFKSVFTNNNNVDQPWTTEVGVSGTSTSPYEGQWVHYTTVITERSISGYINGVHIGTTAKEKTTASFGTDLQAYIGRSNYLGDATFAGSFQDLRIYGEALNNEDIAVVYEQSFNEKQVQQGKIELTLGDISAVTESLELPTEDKNGAMISWTSSDESAISPTGEVILREIEQQVTLTATISLGGSQATKEFIVTLLPKDDSIEQIAVKNVSLNEPTFILSVGDSETLVATISPSNATNKRVIWTSSDSSIAIVNSTGKVTAVSEGTATITVQTEDGEFTATSAVTVKGKSLKDDLILHYNMKTTEEVDGQLVLKDVANKAVTFDGIFRNPNNGQFISNSEVGFISFNGGSFTSNSGHVEIPKGSNGLDLLHGLNEITVSSIVNWTNDGTNRWIFGLGTVLTPETNKYFFVTPRHGSGSGNMIATGISKNGWPNEALVTGSANSNLIGGQWKHVTVSLSEASNRITLFVDGVKVASGNAKGLKLSEIINPDATFSGFIGKSIFSNDPYLQGSVADFQVYDRALTEQEVGELYQQEGATHISKIRQLTVDDAANQLNISSFLGEGDKSTDKITRNVTLPTSGKNGVSITWSSSHPTVISNHGIVQRPAVQAGNVQAELTATLTYQGVSTTAVFPVTILKQFDDEQKVDLDAEQLEIYNADNVKGNVRLVTTGEQGSSITWTSSRPTVVKGTAEAAGNATQLGWVSRQATDIPVTLIATITNGTASKERTFNVTIKKAAAPVQPDAYFFAYFTGEYEGGEEISFATAEDPLFWKGLNNGKSILQSDMGEKGLRDPFVIRSPEGDKFYMLATDLKMGESTNFDQAQITGSHYMMIWESEDLVHWSEQRMIEVAPKTGGNTWAPEAIYDPVTGEYIVFWASSMKNTETYGDYNGRPAGQYNVMYYATTRDFYNFSEPKVMIDESLPTIDTTFIEHNDMLYRFTKSEVNTKVYVEKAPTFYYDKDNIAANGLQYDAVPGTRDNKLGLIGNNGNNEGQTIFKDNNKDKWYLFLDSWPYHVRYTTDLDSSTQYMNNVLSSDQYALPPGPRHGTVIPISRAEYDALQEKYAWKGPAPATDPVVHYSFDANTVNGTTLNDISGNGHHATLVGGATINEEDRIGKTGGALELNGTTGYVKLPDNLIQSLNLEKATFSTWVQMDSNQANQRIFDFASETGRQVNRNTMYLSTQGDTGGLEFAVVTPFTEKFSSDSTKLGSEYKYAVRNTGLLPTKTWQHVAITMDEFDAVLYVNGQEVKRSSTFNVEPRMLLETTMNYIGKSRNSSHSLFDGKFDDFRIYNRALSVEEIATLADEDVTPPVEQPSGAELILHYDMNDIDGTTVIDQTGNFNGKWMNPSKAEWIRTQDAGVLSFTGGTTNSYVELPQGVLDGLTDMTVSSIVNWSGKNAAEWLYALGRPDNNTHYTYFTPRYNANGLARLGIATNAWNNESSTSTTGLKNNEWKVVTTVVSGTDGTLTLYIDGVAVASGSTNGMTLEQIKNTSGSSGYIGKSFYPADPYFGGMIADFQIYDGAMTAADITSLKAHSDQKIALMEGMLVSAATEKLTIHDLLAANASKDTIISNVTLPTSGAYGTTISWTSDKGNVISTTGAVTRPANAKGDQVVTLTAVFTDGTETVNKTFQLTVKALPNDVTSVDEAKAALVVHNINDVRGYITLPASGLYGTTITWASAQPNVVSVTGEVKRPAHGSGNVDVKLTATITLNSASTTKEFIAKVKELPADENYAGYFFTYFTGEGTATGEQVYFALSNGNDPLNWRELNDGKPVLTSTLGEKGVRDPFIIRSPEGDKFYMIATDLKINGNGNWGRAQTWGSRSIMVWESNDLVNWTDQRMVEVAPEEAGNTWAPEIMYDKTTGEYIVFWASRMFDDASHTGSAYQKMMYSKTRDFYTFTEPQVYLDYGYSIIDTTMIEHEGKVYRFTKDEQDNGASAPFGKMIFQEVGDSILDPTFKMINQGVGNIKWVEGPTIFKSNTDEKWYLFVDEFGGRGYVPFETTNLASGVWTLSSNYNLPASPRHGTVIPITQSEYDALNGKTVPVSGISLDKTTLSIVEGQSGQLTATVAPANATKKAVTWSSSNTAVATVSATGQVIAVAPGTARITVTTVDGGLSSSATVTVTPLIDGIPQAPSSGDGSDGGKIPAPTAPPTPGGSEPVVTDNGQINIKPVVSDSGASNVKLSADTVKRALDQTTGGELRVRVEADESLNGLTIELAVDARLTSGSSTVDRIEINTGSAVVTVATELLGTGTSAGKTLGLSIKKITANQLPASAQAGLTGEVVYDIELTIDGKKRTEFDGRDDLVIELPYTLKAGENPNNVVVYDVKDNGELRVVTNGKYNAATGKVEFKPTYLSKYTVAYVATSFKDVTQDWAKDAISALGARGIVKGVGDGEFNPNGQVTRAEFITMLMNMFELSDESATTSFSDVKQGEWYHGNIATAQKLGIVNGKPNGRFGVHENITREDMAVMVYKAVQIKQLALASGEATAFKDEANIASYAKQAVEAIQGAGIINGVGNDEFAPKKNASRAEAAVMIYNLLRLM from the coding sequence ATGTTAGCTTTTCTTTTGACCTTTAGTAGCTGTTTTAGTCTTGTCCTGCCATTTAGCAATCAAGCTTCAGCGGACACAATAACACCAACGATGTTGGCACATTATCCATTGCTTGAGGATGTACAGGATATATCAGGGAATGAAAAGCATGGAACGGCCGTAGGAAACATTACGTACACCGATGGTCTCACTCTGCCTGGGGGAACAGATAGTACTACAAATTACGTTCAGCTTCCTACGGGTTTGTTTGATAATCAAGAAAATACAACGATATCTGTATGGATCAAGAGCAACACTGGGAGTGGGAACTACTCAGCGTTATTCTACGGTACTCCAGCAGCTGGCAATAACTTGCCAACGAATTACTGGATGTTTAATCCATCGAATCCAAGTGGTGATTTTAAGTCAGTATTTACGAATAACAATAATGTTGACCAGCCTTGGACGACTGAGGTAGGAGTATCAGGCACTTCTACGTCACCATACGAAGGTCAATGGGTTCACTATACGACGGTTATTACAGAACGCTCTATTTCAGGTTATATTAACGGTGTTCATATAGGCACGACCGCCAAAGAGAAAACAACAGCAAGCTTTGGTACTGATCTGCAAGCTTACATCGGTCGCTCCAATTATTTAGGCGATGCTACTTTTGCGGGCAGCTTTCAAGATTTAAGAATTTACGGAGAGGCACTAAATAATGAAGATATTGCTGTAGTATATGAACAATCGTTTAATGAAAAGCAAGTACAACAAGGCAAAATAGAGCTAACGTTAGGAGACATATCGGCAGTTACAGAATCTCTTGAACTACCTACTGAAGATAAGAATGGCGCAATGATCTCATGGACGTCTAGTGATGAGAGTGCGATCAGTCCAACGGGTGAAGTAATCTTACGAGAAATTGAACAACAAGTGACGTTAACTGCAACCATTTCTTTGGGTGGAAGCCAGGCAACGAAGGAGTTCATTGTTACCTTACTACCTAAGGATGACTCTATTGAGCAGATTGCCGTTAAGAATGTTTCGCTTAATGAACCTACATTTATTTTATCAGTGGGGGACAGCGAGACATTAGTGGCTACGATTTCACCTTCAAATGCAACGAATAAAAGAGTTATCTGGACATCTAGTGACTCCAGTATAGCGATTGTCAATTCAACGGGTAAAGTTACAGCTGTTAGTGAAGGTACAGCCACAATTACGGTACAGACGGAAGATGGAGAGTTTACAGCTACATCAGCCGTTACCGTTAAGGGAAAATCGCTAAAAGATGATCTTATTCTTCATTACAACATGAAAACGACTGAAGAAGTAGACGGTCAACTCGTACTGAAGGATGTTGCCAACAAGGCAGTTACATTTGACGGAATATTTAGAAATCCAAACAATGGACAATTCATTTCAAACAGTGAGGTTGGCTTTATTTCCTTCAATGGTGGAAGCTTTACATCGAATAGTGGGCATGTTGAGATTCCTAAGGGCTCAAATGGACTAGATCTACTACACGGTCTGAATGAGATTACAGTATCTTCAATCGTGAACTGGACGAATGATGGGACAAATCGCTGGATCTTCGGTTTGGGTACTGTATTAACACCAGAAACGAACAAATATTTCTTCGTAACCCCACGGCACGGTAGCGGATCAGGTAATATGATTGCTACAGGTATCTCTAAAAATGGCTGGCCAAACGAAGCATTAGTTACAGGTAGCGCAAACTCAAACCTGATCGGTGGGCAGTGGAAGCATGTAACGGTGTCCTTGTCCGAAGCTAGCAATAGGATAACGTTATTCGTGGATGGAGTTAAGGTTGCTTCGGGTAATGCGAAGGGACTAAAGCTGTCAGAAATTATTAATCCGGATGCTACGTTCTCTGGTTTTATCGGTAAATCAATCTTCTCAAACGATCCATACCTTCAAGGTAGCGTGGCTGATTTTCAAGTATATGATCGCGCCTTGACAGAGCAAGAAGTAGGCGAGTTATATCAACAAGAAGGAGCAACTCACATCTCAAAAATACGTCAGCTCACTGTTGATGATGCAGCAAATCAACTTAACATCAGTAGTTTCTTAGGTGAAGGCGATAAAAGCACCGATAAGATAACGAGAAACGTTACATTACCGACAAGCGGTAAAAACGGCGTGAGCATTACTTGGAGTTCCAGTCATCCTACTGTCATTTCTAACCATGGCATTGTACAACGTCCAGCTGTTCAAGCAGGTAATGTTCAGGCAGAGCTTACGGCTACTTTAACGTATCAAGGAGTATCAACTACAGCTGTATTCCCTGTTACGATCTTGAAGCAATTCGATGACGAGCAGAAGGTTGATCTGGATGCTGAACAATTAGAGATTTACAATGCGGACAACGTAAAAGGTAACGTACGTCTTGTAACTACAGGTGAACAAGGCTCCAGCATTACATGGACATCTAGCAGACCGACGGTTGTTAAAGGAACGGCTGAAGCGGCTGGTAACGCTACACAGTTAGGCTGGGTAAGCCGTCAAGCTACGGATATACCCGTTACGCTAATAGCTACAATTACGAATGGTACAGCTTCTAAAGAGCGTACTTTTAACGTCACGATTAAAAAAGCAGCTGCGCCAGTACAGCCTGATGCGTACTTCTTTGCGTACTTTACAGGTGAATATGAGGGTGGTGAAGAGATATCCTTCGCTACAGCAGAAGATCCATTGTTCTGGAAAGGGTTGAATAACGGTAAGTCGATCCTTCAATCGGATATGGGTGAAAAAGGACTTCGAGATCCATTCGTTATTCGGTCACCAGAAGGTGATAAATTCTATATGCTGGCAACCGATTTGAAAATGGGTGAAAGTACAAATTTCGACCAAGCTCAAATTACGGGTAGTCATTACATGATGATTTGGGAGTCGGAGGATCTCGTTCATTGGAGCGAACAGCGTATGATCGAGGTTGCTCCTAAGACTGGAGGAAATACGTGGGCACCCGAAGCGATCTATGATCCGGTAACTGGAGAGTATATCGTATTTTGGGCATCATCGATGAAAAACACAGAGACATATGGTGATTATAACGGAAGACCTGCAGGTCAGTACAATGTGATGTACTACGCAACAACAAGAGACTTCTACAACTTCTCTGAGCCAAAGGTCATGATTGATGAGTCACTTCCGACCATTGATACAACGTTTATTGAGCATAATGATATGTTGTACCGATTCACCAAATCAGAAGTAAATACTAAAGTGTATGTGGAGAAAGCACCAACTTTTTACTATGACAAGGACAATATTGCAGCTAACGGCCTTCAATACGACGCTGTTCCGGGTACACGTGATAATAAACTTGGCTTGATCGGAAATAATGGAAACAACGAAGGGCAGACGATTTTTAAGGATAATAATAAAGACAAATGGTATCTGTTCCTTGATTCATGGCCATATCATGTCCGATATACAACAGATCTGGATAGTAGCACGCAATATATGAACAATGTATTAAGTAGTGATCAATATGCACTTCCGCCAGGACCACGACACGGAACGGTAATTCCAATCTCACGTGCAGAGTATGATGCTTTGCAAGAGAAGTATGCATGGAAAGGTCCAGCACCAGCAACAGACCCGGTTGTACATTACTCATTTGATGCAAATACAGTGAATGGTACAACGTTGAATGACATTTCTGGTAATGGTCATCACGCAACACTAGTAGGTGGAGCAACGATTAATGAAGAGGATCGTATCGGTAAAACGGGTGGTGCACTAGAGCTTAATGGAACAACAGGATATGTGAAGCTGCCAGATAACTTGATTCAATCCTTGAATCTTGAGAAGGCTACGTTCTCTACATGGGTTCAAATGGACAGCAATCAAGCAAATCAAAGAATATTTGATTTTGCTTCCGAGACAGGCAGACAGGTTAACCGCAACACGATGTACTTGAGCACACAAGGGGATACAGGTGGTCTGGAGTTTGCTGTCGTAACACCTTTTACAGAGAAATTTAGCAGTGACAGCACGAAACTCGGATCAGAATATAAATATGCGGTGAGAAATACCGGGTTATTACCAACGAAGACTTGGCAGCATGTTGCCATTACAATGGATGAATTTGATGCAGTATTGTATGTGAATGGTCAAGAGGTTAAACGTAGCTCGACATTTAACGTTGAGCCGAGAATGTTACTGGAAACAACGATGAATTATATTGGTAAATCGAGAAACAGCTCTCACAGTCTATTTGATGGTAAATTTGATGATTTCCGTATTTATAATCGTGCATTATCCGTTGAAGAGATTGCAACATTAGCTGATGAAGACGTTACTCCTCCAGTAGAGCAGCCATCTGGGGCAGAGCTCATTCTTCACTACGATATGAATGATATCGATGGTACGACGGTTATTGACCAAACAGGAAACTTCAACGGGAAATGGATGAATCCGTCAAAAGCAGAATGGATTCGTACACAAGATGCTGGTGTACTAAGCTTTACTGGTGGCACAACTAACTCTTATGTAGAGCTACCACAAGGAGTACTCGATGGATTAACGGATATGACCGTTTCATCCATTGTGAACTGGAGCGGTAAAAACGCTGCGGAGTGGTTGTATGCATTAGGAAGACCAGACAATAACACGCACTATACGTACTTCACTCCACGTTATAATGCTAACGGTCTAGCTCGCCTTGGTATCGCGACGAATGCTTGGAATAATGAGTCATCAACTTCTACCACAGGCTTAAAGAATAATGAATGGAAAGTCGTTACGACTGTTGTTTCAGGCACGGATGGTACACTAACGCTTTATATTGATGGTGTTGCAGTTGCATCAGGCTCAACGAATGGAATGACACTAGAACAAATAAAAAATACTTCAGGCAGCAGTGGATACATCGGTAAGTCATTCTATCCAGCTGATCCATACTTCGGTGGTATGATTGCAGACTTCCAAATCTATGATGGTGCGATGACTGCGGCAGATATTACATCACTTAAGGCCCATTCAGATCAGAAGATTGCTTTGATGGAGGGTATGCTTGTATCGGCTGCGACGGAGAAATTAACGATTCATGATCTTCTTGCTGCTAATGCATCAAAAGATACGATTATAAGCAATGTCACATTGCCAACATCAGGAGCTTATGGCACAACAATAAGCTGGACTTCAGATAAGGGGAATGTCATCTCAACTACAGGTGCCGTAACCAGACCAGCTAACGCAAAAGGTGATCAAGTTGTAACGTTAACAGCAGTATTTACAGATGGTACAGAGACAGTTAACAAAACTTTTCAGTTGACAGTTAAGGCATTGCCAAACGATGTCACTTCTGTAGATGAAGCAAAAGCAGCACTAGTCGTTCATAACATTAATGATGTAAGAGGTTATATAACACTACCAGCATCTGGACTATATGGAACAACAATTACTTGGGCTTCTGCTCAACCGAACGTCGTTTCAGTTACTGGAGAAGTAAAACGTCCGGCACACGGTAGTGGAAATGTAGACGTGAAGCTTACAGCTACGATTACATTAAATTCAGCATCCACTACGAAGGAATTCATTGCAAAGGTGAAGGAACTGCCTGCTGATGAAAATTATGCGGGATACTTTTTCACATATTTCACTGGAGAAGGTACTGCAACAGGCGAGCAAGTTTACTTTGCACTAAGTAACGGCAATGATCCGTTGAACTGGCGAGAATTGAATGATGGTAAACCTGTATTGACCTCTACCTTAGGGGAGAAGGGGGTACGTGATCCGTTCATTATTCGTTCGCCTGAAGGTGACAAGTTCTACATGATCGCTACCGATCTGAAAATTAACGGCAATGGTAACTGGGGCAGAGCACAGACATGGGGCAGTCGTTCCATTATGGTGTGGGAATCGAATGATCTAGTCAACTGGACAGATCAACGCATGGTAGAGGTTGCACCGGAAGAAGCGGGTAATACATGGGCACCAGAAATTATGTACGACAAGACAACGGGTGAATATATCGTATTTTGGGCATCAAGAATGTTTGATGATGCATCCCATACAGGCAGTGCTTATCAAAAAATGATGTATAGCAAGACAAGAGATTTCTATACGTTTACTGAACCGCAAGTATATTTGGATTATGGATATTCCATCATTGACACAACGATGATTGAGCATGAAGGAAAAGTGTATCGTTTTACGAAGGATGAGCAAGACAATGGAGCTTCTGCTCCATTTGGCAAGATGATCTTCCAAGAGGTGGGTGACTCGATCTTAGATCCAACCTTCAAGATGATTAATCAAGGCGTTGGTAACATCAAATGGGTCGAGGGTCCAACGATCTTCAAATCAAATACAGATGAAAAATGGTATTTATTCGTAGATGAGTTTGGTGGAAGAGGTTATGTTCCATTCGAGACAACCAATCTTGCATCAGGTGTCTGGACATTATCTTCTAACTACAACTTACCGGCTAGTCCGCGTCACGGAACGGTAATTCCAATTACACAAAGTGAGTATGATGCACTCAACGGGAAGACCGTACCCGTTAGCGGAATTAGCTTGGACAAAACGACGTTGTCCATCGTAGAAGGTCAATCAGGGCAATTGACAGCTACGGTAGCACCAGCTAATGCAACGAAAAAAGCAGTAACATGGAGCTCAAGCAATACAGCTGTAGCCACTGTAAGTGCGACAGGTCAAGTAATAGCGGTGGCACCAGGAACAGCAAGGATCACAGTAACTACAGTGGATGGTGGTTTATCATCCAGCGCTACGGTAACGGTAACACCATTGATTGATGGGATACCACAAGCACCAAGCAGTGGGGATGGAAGTGATGGCGGTAAAATCCCTGCACCTACAGCACCACCAACTCCAGGTGGAAGTGAGCCAGTGGTCACGGACAACGGTCAAATAAACATTAAGCCAGTCGTAAGTGATAGCGGTGCTTCTAACGTGAAGTTAAGTGCGGATACGGTGAAGCGTGCGCTTGATCAAACGACAGGCGGTGAGCTACGGGTGCGAGTCGAAGCTGATGAAAGCTTGAACGGGCTAACGATTGAGCTAGCAGTAGATGCGCGTTTAACAAGTGGATCTTCTACGGTAGATCGCATCGAGATCAACACAGGCTCTGCAGTTGTAACCGTGGCAACCGAATTGCTTGGAACAGGAACAAGTGCAGGGAAAACGTTAGGATTGTCGATTAAGAAAATAACAGCTAATCAACTGCCAGCTAGTGCACAAGCTGGGCTAACCGGTGAGGTCGTATACGATATCGAGCTAACGATTGATGGTAAGAAACGTACAGAGTTTGATGGCAGAGATGATCTCGTGATTGAATTGCCATACACACTAAAGGCTGGCGAAAATCCAAACAACGTCGTTGTATACGATGTGAAGGACAACGGAGAGCTAAGAGTGGTGACGAATGGTAAATACAATGCAGCGACAGGAAAAGTAGAGTTCAAGCCAACGTATCTAAGCAAGTATACGGTAGCGTATGTTGCAACGAGCTTTAAGGATGTGACCCAAGATTGGGCGAAGGATGCGATCTCAGCATTGGGAGCAAGAGGCATTGTGAAGGGTGTAGGCGACGGCGAGTTTAATCCGAATGGTCAAGTGACAAGAGCAGAATTCATCACCATGCTGATGAATATGTTTGAGCTATCGGATGAGAGCGCAACGACAAGTTTTAGTGATGTGAAGCAAGGAGAATGGTACCATGGAAATATCGCAACCGCGCAGAAGCTGGGGATTGTGAACGGGAAACCAAATGGACGATTCGGAGTTCATGAGAACATTACGCGAGAAGATATGGCGGTTATGGTATACAAGGCTGTCCAAATTAAGCAACTAGCGTTAGCAAGTGGTGAAGCTACAGCCTTCAAGGATGAAGCAAACATCGCAAGTTATGCGAAGCAAGCGGTAGAGGCAATACAGGGAGCAGGCATAATAAACGGTGTAGGTAACGATGAGTTTGCACCAAAGAAGAATGCTAGCCGTGCAGAAGCAGCAGTGATGATCTATAATTTGTTGAGGTTGATGTAG
- a CDS encoding NADPH-dependent FMN reductase codes for MNYLAIVGTNSDVSTNRMLLQFMQKHFASEVQIDLFEIKSLPAFIEKDELEDAEVDIPVKVQDLLDQISKAKGVIIATPEYDHAIPAVLKSALEWISYTTQTLKDKPVLIVGASHGALGSSRAQAHLRQILDSPELGARLMPSSEFLLGKSQSAFDSSGNLINADKVAELAEIFNEFVLFTEITTELLSKRTLKKKTKKFSWQE; via the coding sequence ATGAACTATTTAGCTATCGTGGGCACGAATTCGGATGTGTCCACTAACCGCATGCTGCTTCAATTTATGCAAAAGCATTTTGCTAGTGAAGTCCAGATTGACTTGTTTGAAATTAAGAGTTTGCCTGCCTTTATTGAAAAAGATGAATTAGAGGATGCTGAAGTTGATATTCCTGTGAAGGTACAAGACTTACTAGATCAAATCTCTAAAGCGAAAGGTGTCATTATCGCTACTCCTGAGTATGATCACGCGATCCCTGCAGTGTTGAAAAGTGCGCTGGAATGGATCAGTTATACCACTCAAACCTTGAAAGACAAGCCTGTTCTGATTGTGGGTGCTTCACATGGTGCACTCGGTTCTTCCAGGGCACAAGCGCATCTTAGACAAATCCTGGATTCCCCTGAGCTTGGTGCGAGATTGATGCCTAGCAGCGAGTTTCTTTTGGGAAAATCACAGAGTGCGTTTGATAGCAGTGGTAATCTCATTAACGCTGACAAAGTAGCGGAGCTTGCCGAAATCTTCAATGAGTTTGTTTTGTTTACAGAGATCACTACGGAACTGCTATCAAAAAGGACGTTGAAGAAAAAAACGAAAAAATTTTCCTGGCAAGAGTAG
- a CDS encoding LysR family transcriptional regulator has translation MSKLESQDILCYIDSLLKFSNYSRAAQSLYISQPYLTKVIKKIESELGCELITRNKLPYRLTEQGKIYYQYLTSLEHSYAKLIREISYVSDIDNKVLRIGILPSLGVYLTPLFLPDFLELHPAYQINLVEDLPEKNEKRLQNNELDFWIGQNSSSISPNLNSFNWGRHSYQAIIPRCCELYQENVAVIPEGTIEISTILNQKLILTSKGSAIRKQIDQLLSVYKVQPNIVMESNEIYTVLKLAKHNLGLTFVPESIHIKECPSEYNIYPIPVEKMSLDYFIAHHGAKKLNSVDHDLIHTFLNHGQQCAI, from the coding sequence ATGTCTAAATTAGAATCTCAAGATATCTTGTGTTACATTGACAGCCTATTGAAATTCAGTAACTATAGTAGGGCTGCCCAATCTCTTTACATATCTCAGCCCTACCTCACTAAGGTTATCAAGAAAATCGAAAGTGAGTTGGGCTGTGAGCTAATCACTCGCAACAAACTTCCGTACCGATTAACCGAGCAGGGGAAAATATATTATCAATACCTAACGTCACTTGAACATAGCTACGCAAAGCTTATAAGGGAAATCTCATATGTATCGGATATCGACAATAAAGTGTTACGGATCGGCATTCTTCCGAGCCTCGGTGTATACTTAACGCCCCTTTTTCTACCAGATTTTTTGGAGCTTCATCCTGCTTATCAAATTAATCTTGTCGAGGATTTACCTGAAAAAAATGAGAAACGTCTCCAAAATAATGAACTGGACTTCTGGATCGGGCAAAATTCAAGCAGTATCTCCCCTAACTTGAACTCGTTTAACTGGGGCAGGCATAGTTACCAGGCCATCATTCCGCGTTGCTGCGAATTATATCAAGAGAATGTTGCAGTTATCCCGGAGGGCACGATTGAGATCAGCACCATTTTGAATCAAAAGCTTATTCTAACGTCCAAGGGTTCCGCAATCCGAAAACAGATTGATCAATTGCTCAGTGTCTACAAGGTACAGCCTAATATCGTTATGGAAAGCAATGAAATCTACACTGTACTCAAGCTTGCAAAACATAATTTAGGTCTGACCTTTGTGCCTGAAAGTATCCATATCAAGGAGTGCCCTTCTGAATACAACATCTATCCAATCCCTGTAGAGAAGATGAGTCTGGATTATTTTATAGCCCATCATGGAGCAAAAAAGCTGAATAGCGTGGATCATGACCTCATCCATACTTTTCTCAATCACGGACAACAATGTGCGATATAG
- a CDS encoding FAD:protein FMN transferase: MKPFTRTIPLMGTNISLYIEGTDAEELAEEAVNMLVRYEQVFSANSEHSQLAMLKKEAASHPLRVDKEMYDLIKIGKEHSLNKDSFLNIAIGPLIKLWRIGFREAHVPEDTEIKAVLELLNPEHIQLDDEQQTVHLLRKGMEIDLGAIAKGYFADQVMAFFKENGASSAMVDMGGNVLVHGDSPTGSSHWKVGIQNPFLPRGNAAALVSIREQSVVTSGIYERVLEKEGQQYHHIFSSKTGYPIESNIASLTIIADKSLDCDIYTTELFGCDAVSIIHKVNNMKDIEAAVITTDGNLAYTDNLRGRIEPVLR; this comes from the coding sequence ATGAAACCTTTTACGAGAACGATACCGCTTATGGGAACTAACATATCCCTCTATATCGAGGGGACAGATGCTGAAGAGCTTGCCGAGGAAGCAGTGAATATGCTTGTCCGTTATGAACAAGTGTTTAGTGCCAACAGTGAGCACTCCCAGCTTGCCATGTTAAAAAAAGAAGCCGCATCACATCCGCTTAGAGTAGACAAGGAAATGTATGATCTTATTAAGATAGGCAAAGAACACAGCCTGAATAAAGATTCATTTTTAAATATTGCGATAGGGCCTTTGATCAAATTGTGGAGAATTGGTTTTCGCGAGGCACATGTGCCGGAAGATACCGAGATTAAAGCGGTGCTGGAGCTCTTGAATCCGGAGCATATACAGCTTGATGATGAGCAGCAAACGGTTCATTTATTAAGAAAAGGTATGGAGATCGACCTTGGGGCTATCGCTAAAGGTTATTTTGCCGATCAAGTGATGGCATTTTTCAAGGAAAATGGAGCTAGCTCTGCTATGGTTGATATGGGCGGCAATGTCTTGGTTCATGGCGATTCTCCCACCGGGTCCAGTCACTGGAAGGTTGGAATCCAAAATCCCTTTTTACCTAGGGGAAATGCAGCAGCACTCGTTAGTATACGCGAGCAATCCGTCGTTACATCAGGAATATACGAGAGAGTTTTAGAAAAGGAAGGACAGCAGTACCATCATATATTCAGCAGTAAAACTGGCTATCCCATCGAAAGTAATATTGCTTCGTTAACGATTATTGCGGATAAATCGCTGGACTGCGACATCTATACGACAGAATTGTTTGGGTGCGACGCTGTCTCCATTATTCATAAAGTAAATAATATGAAGGATATCGAAGCTGCCGTAATTACTACGGATGGAAATCTGGCCTATACCGATAATCTTAGGGGAAGAATTGAGCCCGTATTAAGGTAA